The following are encoded together in the Bradyrhizobium genosp. L genome:
- the hflX gene encoding GTPase HflX, translating to MEPFNREGGADRPKSRPTSAGDNSTGRVIVIGPYLRTRRGDGDAQTDSSIRDYEARIEEAAGLARAIDLDVVESVVAPISQIRPATYLGKGKVEEIGGLVAADKVELVVMDCALSPIQQRNLEKAWSTKVLDRTGLILEIFGRRAKTKEGALQVELAHLNYQRSRLVRSWTHLERQRGGFGFMGGPGETQIEADRRLIGDRITRLENELKKVQATRRLHRAGRQRVPYRVVALVGYTNAGKSTLFNRLTRADVQAANMLFATLDPTLRALNLPHGGKAMLSDTVGFISNLPTQLVAAFRATLEEVLEADIILHVRDISHEDAEAQERDVEAVLRQLGIDPDADGGQRIIEVWNKIDRFDPEERENLHNIAARRPPERPCFLVSAVSGEGIDALLSAIEDRLAAKRLTLNLSIDASDGAGISWLHRNAEVLNKELHGERFDMTVRVDETKRDIVMNRFDAVPGSA from the coding sequence TTGGAACCCTTCAACCGTGAAGGGGGCGCCGACCGGCCCAAATCTCGGCCGACGTCGGCGGGGGACAATAGCACCGGGCGGGTGATCGTCATCGGCCCTTACCTGCGCACACGCCGTGGCGACGGCGATGCGCAAACGGATTCCTCTATCCGCGACTACGAAGCGCGGATCGAGGAAGCCGCCGGTCTCGCGCGCGCCATCGACCTCGACGTGGTCGAGAGCGTGGTCGCGCCGATCAGCCAGATCCGGCCCGCGACCTATCTCGGCAAGGGCAAGGTCGAGGAGATCGGCGGGCTCGTCGCGGCTGACAAGGTCGAGCTCGTGGTGATGGATTGCGCGCTGTCGCCGATCCAGCAGCGCAACCTCGAGAAGGCCTGGAGCACCAAGGTGCTCGACCGCACCGGCTTGATCCTGGAAATCTTCGGCCGTCGCGCCAAGACCAAGGAGGGCGCGCTCCAGGTCGAGCTCGCCCATCTCAACTACCAGCGCAGCCGCCTGGTGCGGTCATGGACCCATCTCGAGCGCCAGCGCGGCGGTTTCGGCTTCATGGGCGGCCCCGGCGAAACCCAGATCGAGGCCGACCGCCGCCTGATCGGCGACCGCATCACGCGGCTCGAGAACGAGCTGAAGAAAGTGCAGGCGACGCGGCGGCTGCACCGCGCCGGCCGCCAGCGCGTGCCGTATCGCGTGGTGGCGCTGGTCGGCTACACCAATGCCGGCAAGTCGACGCTGTTCAACCGCCTGACCCGGGCCGATGTCCAGGCCGCCAACATGCTGTTTGCGACGCTGGACCCGACCTTGCGCGCGCTCAACCTGCCGCATGGCGGCAAGGCGATGCTCTCGGACACGGTCGGCTTCATCTCCAATCTGCCGACCCAACTCGTGGCTGCTTTCCGCGCCACGCTGGAGGAGGTGCTGGAGGCCGACATCATCCTGCATGTCCGCGACATCTCGCACGAAGACGCCGAGGCGCAGGAGCGTGACGTCGAGGCCGTGCTGCGCCAGCTCGGCATCGATCCGGATGCCGACGGCGGCCAGCGCATCATCGAGGTCTGGAACAAGATCGACCGCTTCGATCCGGAGGAGCGCGAGAACCTGCACAACATCGCCGCGCGCCGCCCGCCGGAGCGGCCGTGCTTCCTGGTCTCGGCTGTATCGGGCGAGGGGATCGATGCGCTGCTGTCGGCGATCGAGGACCGCCTCGCGGCCAAGCGCTTGACGCTCAATCTCTCGATCGACGCCTCCGACGGTGCCGGCATCAGCTGGCTGCATCGCAATGCCGAGGTGCTGAACAAGGAGCTGCATGGCGAGCGCTTCGACATGACCGTGCGGGTCGACGAGACCAAGCGCGACATCGTCATGAACCGGTTCGACGCGGTCCCCGGCAGCGCCTGA
- the ntrC gene encoding nitrogen regulation protein NR(I) — translation MPAGSILVADDDTAIRTVLNQALSRAGYEVRLTGNAATLWRWVSQGEGDLVITDVVMPDENAFDLLPRIKKMRPNLPVIVMSAQNTFMTAIRASERGAYEYLPKPFDLKELITIVGRALAEPKERVTSANDDNEFDSIPLVGRSPAMQEIYRVLARLMQTDLTVMISGESGTGKELVARALHDYGRRRNGPFVAVNMAAIPRDLIESELFGHERGAFTGANTRASGRFEQAEGGTLFLDEIGDMPMEAQTRLLRVLQQGEYTTVGGRTPIKTDVRIVAASNKDLRILIQQGLFREDLFFRLNVVPLRLPPLRERIEDLPDLIRHFFALAEKDGLPPKKLDTQALERLKQHRWPGNVRELENLARRLAALYPQDVITSSVIDGELAPPAVTSGGNATVGVDNLGGAVEAYLSSHFSGFPNGVPPPGLYHRILKEIEVPLLTAALAATRGNQIRAADLLGLNRNTLRKKIRDLDIQVYRSGG, via the coding sequence ATGCCTGCAGGTAGCATACTTGTCGCTGACGACGACACCGCGATCCGGACCGTCCTGAACCAGGCGCTGTCGCGCGCCGGATATGAAGTGCGGCTGACCGGCAATGCCGCCACCTTGTGGCGCTGGGTCAGCCAGGGTGAGGGCGATCTCGTCATCACCGACGTGGTGATGCCGGACGAGAACGCGTTCGACCTGTTGCCGCGGATCAAGAAGATGCGGCCTAACCTTCCGGTCATCGTGATGAGCGCGCAGAACACCTTCATGACCGCGATCCGCGCCTCCGAGCGCGGCGCCTATGAATATCTGCCGAAGCCGTTCGACCTGAAAGAGCTGATCACCATCGTCGGCCGCGCGCTCGCCGAGCCGAAGGAGCGCGTCACCAGCGCCAACGACGACAACGAGTTCGACTCGATCCCGCTGGTCGGCCGCTCGCCGGCGATGCAGGAGATCTACCGTGTGCTGGCGCGGCTGATGCAGACCGATCTCACCGTGATGATCTCGGGTGAATCAGGCACCGGCAAGGAGCTGGTGGCCCGCGCGCTGCATGATTACGGCCGGCGCCGCAACGGCCCGTTCGTCGCGGTCAACATGGCGGCGATCCCGCGCGACCTCATTGAATCAGAGCTGTTCGGCCATGAGCGCGGTGCGTTCACCGGCGCCAACACGCGCGCTTCCGGCCGCTTCGAGCAGGCCGAGGGCGGCACGCTGTTCCTCGACGAGATCGGCGACATGCCGATGGAGGCGCAGACCCGGCTGCTGCGCGTGTTGCAGCAGGGCGAATACACCACGGTCGGCGGCCGCACGCCGATCAAGACCGACGTGCGGATCGTTGCCGCCTCCAACAAGGACCTGCGCATCCTGATCCAGCAGGGCCTGTTCCGCGAGGATCTGTTCTTCCGCCTCAACGTGGTGCCGCTGCGGCTGCCGCCGCTGCGCGAGCGCATCGAGGATCTGCCCGATCTCATCCGGCACTTCTTCGCGCTTGCCGAGAAGGACGGCCTGCCGCCGAAGAAGCTCGACACCCAGGCCTTGGAGCGGCTCAAGCAGCATCGCTGGCCGGGCAACGTCCGCGAACTCGAGAACCTCGCGCGCAGGCTCGCCGCGCTCTATCCGCAGGACGTCATCACATCATCGGTGATCGACGGCGAGCTGGCGCCGCCGGCCGTCACCTCGGGCGGCAACGCCACCGTCGGCGTCGACAATCTCGGTGGCGCGGTCGAGGCCTATCTGTCCTCGCACTTCTCCGGCTTCCCGAACGGCGTGCCGCCGCCGGGCCTCTATCACCGCATCCTCAAGGAGATCGAGGTGCCGCTATTGACCGCAGCACTCGCGGCCACCCGCGGCAACCAGATCCGCGCCGCCGATCTGCTCGGCCTGAACCGCAACACGCTGCGGAAGAAGATCAGGGATCTCGATATCCAGGTGTATCGCAGCGGGGGCTAG
- the hfq gene encoding RNA chaperone Hfq, which translates to MAADRAQNLQDTFLNHVRKTKTPLTIFLVNGVKLQGIVTWFDNFCLLLRRDGHSQLVYKHAISTIMPGAPIQLFEGGEDAPA; encoded by the coding sequence ATGGCGGCAGACCGCGCACAAAATCTACAAGACACCTTCCTTAATCACGTTCGTAAAACCAAAACACCTTTGACGATCTTCCTGGTCAACGGGGTAAAGCTGCAGGGCATTGTCACCTGGTTCGACAATTTCTGCCTGCTGCTGCGGCGCGACGGTCATTCGCAGCTGGTCTACAAGCACGCGATCTCGACCATCATGCCCGGCGCTCCGATCCAGCTGTTCGAGGGTGGCGAGGACGCACCGGCTTGA
- the mgtE gene encoding magnesium transporter: protein MQNPGDTMTSEPLAAQNGDLAHERAPDIVEALNAHEPEEAARLLRSLPPERAIEVLDLPGLENTCEILAELPTDAAVALLSGVSDDRAADIFKELVEPLRSTLLNGLHPETRNVISGLLAYPERSAGSIMTTEFVSVPSTWTIAEVLHHIRMVERTRETVYSIFVIDPVKKTLIQAVPLRRLISADPHANVLTAAPARKPLMIAPEADRMEAARLISRYDLLAVAVVDGPGHILGIVTVDDVIDAIVEESTEDAQKFGGMEAIDEPYLRIGFGEMIKKRAGWLCALFLSEMLTATAMQSYQSELEKAIVLTLFIPLIMSSGGNSGSQATSLLIRSLALHEVRLGDWWRVAVRELPTGIVLGAILGVIGIVRITLWQTLGLFDYGPHWVLVAATVGAALVGIVTFGSLCGSMLPFILKRIGFDPASASAPFVATLVDVTGLVIYFGVAAVILHGTLL, encoded by the coding sequence ATGCAAAACCCCGGCGACACCATGACGAGCGAGCCGCTCGCGGCCCAGAATGGCGACCTCGCCCACGAACGGGCGCCTGACATCGTCGAGGCACTCAACGCACACGAGCCCGAGGAGGCGGCCAGGCTGCTGCGATCGCTGCCGCCCGAGCGCGCCATCGAGGTCCTCGATCTTCCCGGGCTCGAAAACACCTGCGAGATCCTGGCCGAACTGCCGACCGACGCCGCGGTGGCGCTGCTATCGGGCGTCTCGGACGACCGCGCCGCCGACATCTTCAAGGAGCTGGTCGAGCCGCTGCGCAGCACGCTGCTGAACGGGCTCCATCCGGAGACCCGCAACGTCATTTCGGGCCTCTTGGCCTATCCCGAGCGCAGCGCCGGCTCGATCATGACGACTGAGTTCGTCAGCGTGCCCTCGACCTGGACCATCGCCGAGGTGCTGCACCACATCCGCATGGTCGAGCGCACGCGGGAGACCGTCTACTCGATCTTCGTGATCGATCCGGTCAAGAAAACCCTGATCCAGGCGGTGCCGCTGCGCCGGCTGATTTCCGCCGACCCACACGCCAACGTGTTGACCGCGGCGCCTGCGCGCAAGCCGCTGATGATCGCGCCGGAAGCCGACCGCATGGAGGCGGCACGGCTGATCTCGCGCTACGACCTGCTCGCGGTCGCGGTGGTCGACGGTCCCGGCCATATCCTCGGCATCGTCACGGTCGACGACGTCATCGACGCCATCGTCGAGGAATCCACCGAGGACGCCCAGAAGTTCGGCGGCATGGAAGCGATCGACGAGCCATATCTGCGGATCGGTTTCGGCGAGATGATCAAGAAGCGCGCCGGCTGGCTGTGCGCGCTGTTTCTCTCGGAGATGCTGACCGCGACCGCGATGCAGTCGTACCAGAGCGAGCTCGAGAAGGCGATCGTGCTGACGCTGTTCATCCCGCTGATCATGAGCTCCGGCGGCAATTCCGGTTCGCAGGCAACCTCGCTCCTGATCCGCTCGCTGGCGCTGCACGAGGTGCGGCTCGGCGACTGGTGGCGCGTCGCGGTGCGCGAATTGCCGACCGGTATCGTGCTCGGTGCCATCCTGGGCGTGATCGGCATCGTCAGGATCACGCTGTGGCAGACGCTCGGCCTGTTCGATTACGGCCCGCATTGGGTGCTGGTGGCTGCGACCGTCGGCGCCGCGCTGGTCGGCATCGTCACCTTCGGCTCACTGTGCGGATCGATGCTGCCCTTCATCCTGAAGCGCATCGGCTTCGACCCCGCCAGCGCCTCGGCGCCGTTCGTCGCAACGCTCGTCGACGTCACCGGCCTGGTGATCTATTTCGGCGTCGCCGCGGTGATCCTGCACGGGACGCTGTTGTAG
- a CDS encoding sensor histidine kinase NtrY-like — MTSAETTAAPLDASPAEPNGEARGFPLRRWLAPFAATTALLSAFLTFVVLSGLTPIEPTKKVVYSFLLINAASILLLIGIIVREVWKVIQARRRGRAAARLHIQIVSLFSIIAVLPAVLVAVVANVTLDRGLDRLFSGPTREAIQNSLSVARAYTYEHAQLINGDILAMASDLSNARPLYDQDRRSFNEYLTASAAARELPGAMLLDKDSNVVERADTGIRAAFATPPKELLDDVGENKPEISVFPEENYVAAVVRLRGFDNVFLYVARLLDPRVISQLKQTQASVAEYAQTESRRLGIQVTFALMFAVIALTILMASVLIGLNFANWLVEPIRNIMSAANKVSTGDLDIQVPEVKSEGDLAQLGHTFNKMTQELRSQRDELVNASELIDSRRRFIEAVLSSASAGIIGVDASGSVGILNRSAEKLIGHAESETLDHPLSDVLPELDEMMKTAREGTQRLVQGQITITRDEHERNLSVRIAAEPTSQARDSYIITLDDITELVSAQRTSAWGDVARRIAHEIKNPLTPIQLSAERIKRRFGKAITEEKDKSIFDQCTDTIVRQVDDIRRMVDEFARFARMPKPVMEGEDVADVVRQAVFLMKVANPDLDIEADIKQSPLPAQFDRRLISQALTNIIKNATEAIEQVAPEELGRGRIDVVAQREADDILIDVIDNGIGLPKVARSRLLEPYVTTRAKGTGLGLAIVGRVLEDHGGRIELKDASDFREGQRGAWMRLRFAVTGQAAKPDSKEQVPDVKPESSEPTAEKNPQREPTDGLRETTNNEPRSQDAAQEPLQEPKIKAATGD; from the coding sequence ATGACCAGCGCAGAGACCACGGCCGCACCGTTAGACGCGTCACCTGCCGAGCCCAACGGGGAGGCTCGGGGCTTCCCGTTGCGGCGATGGCTGGCGCCGTTCGCTGCGACCACGGCGCTGCTGTCGGCGTTCCTGACCTTCGTGGTGCTGAGCGGCCTGACGCCGATCGAGCCCACCAAGAAGGTCGTCTACTCGTTCCTGCTGATCAATGCCGCTTCCATCCTGCTCTTGATCGGCATCATCGTCCGCGAGGTCTGGAAGGTGATCCAGGCCCGCCGTCGCGGCCGTGCAGCGGCCAGGCTTCATATCCAGATCGTCAGCCTGTTCTCGATCATCGCGGTGCTGCCGGCGGTGCTTGTCGCCGTCGTCGCCAATGTCACGCTTGATCGCGGCCTCGACCGGCTGTTCTCGGGACCGACGCGCGAGGCCATCCAGAATTCGCTTAGCGTCGCCCGCGCCTACACCTACGAGCACGCGCAGCTGATCAATGGCGATATCCTCGCGATGGCCTCCGACCTCTCCAACGCGCGGCCGCTGTACGACCAGGACCGGCGCTCGTTCAACGAATACCTCACGGCGAGCGCGGCCGCCCGCGAACTGCCGGGGGCGATGCTGCTCGACAAGGACAGCAATGTCGTGGAGCGCGCCGACACCGGCATCAGGGCGGCGTTTGCGACCCCGCCGAAGGAGCTGCTCGACGACGTCGGCGAGAACAAGCCGGAGATATCGGTCTTCCCCGAGGAGAACTACGTCGCCGCGGTGGTCCGGCTGCGCGGCTTCGACAACGTCTTCCTTTACGTCGCACGGCTGCTCGATCCGCGCGTCATCAGCCAGCTGAAGCAGACCCAGGCCTCGGTCGCCGAATATGCCCAGACCGAGTCGCGCCGGCTCGGCATCCAGGTCACCTTCGCGCTGATGTTCGCGGTGATCGCGCTGACCATCCTGATGGCCTCGGTGCTGATCGGGCTGAATTTCGCCAACTGGCTGGTCGAGCCGATCCGCAACATCATGAGCGCGGCGAACAAGGTCTCGACCGGCGACCTCGACATCCAGGTGCCGGAGGTCAAGTCCGAGGGCGATCTCGCCCAGCTCGGCCACACCTTCAACAAGATGACGCAGGAGCTGCGCAGCCAGCGCGACGAGCTCGTCAACGCCAGCGAGCTGATCGACAGCCGCCGCCGCTTCATCGAGGCGGTGCTGTCCTCGGCCTCCGCCGGCATCATCGGCGTCGACGCCTCCGGCAGCGTCGGCATCCTCAACCGCTCGGCCGAGAAACTGATCGGGCACGCCGAGTCCGAGACGCTCGACCACCCGCTGTCGGATGTGCTGCCCGAGCTCGACGAGATGATGAAGACGGCGCGGGAAGGCACCCAGCGCCTGGTGCAGGGACAGATCACGATCACCCGCGACGAGCACGAGCGCAATCTGTCGGTGCGGATCGCCGCCGAGCCGACCAGCCAGGCGCGCGACAGCTACATCATCACGCTCGACGACATCACCGAGCTGGTTTCCGCGCAGCGCACCTCGGCCTGGGGCGACGTCGCCCGCCGCATCGCCCATGAGATCAAGAATCCGCTGACCCCGATCCAGCTCTCGGCCGAGCGCATCAAGCGCCGGTTCGGCAAGGCCATCACCGAGGAGAAGGACAAGTCGATCTTCGACCAGTGCACCGACACCATCGTGCGCCAGGTCGACGACATCAGACGGATGGTCGACGAATTCGCGCGCTTCGCCCGGATGCCCAAGCCCGTGATGGAGGGCGAGGACGTCGCCGACGTGGTGCGCCAGGCCGTGTTCCTGATGAAGGTCGCCAATCCCGACCTCGACATTGAGGCCGACATCAAGCAGTCGCCGCTGCCGGCGCAGTTCGACCGAAGGCTGATCTCGCAGGCGCTGACCAACATCATCAAGAACGCCACCGAGGCGATCGAGCAGGTCGCCCCGGAGGAGCTCGGTCGGGGCCGCATCGACGTCGTCGCCCAGCGCGAAGCCGATGACATCCTGATCGACGTCATCGACAACGGCATCGGGCTGCCCAAGGTGGCGCGCTCGCGCCTGCTGGAGCCCTACGTCACGACGCGGGCCAAGGGCACCGGCCTCGGGCTTGCGATCGTCGGCCGCGTGCTGGAAGACCATGGCGGCCGCATCGAGCTCAAGGACGCGTCCGATTTCCGCGAGGGCCAGCGCGGTGCCTGGATGCGGCTGCGCTTCGCCGTGACGGGGCAGGCGGCGAAGCCCGACAGCAAGGAGCAAGTGCCGGACGTCAAACCTGAATCATCCGAACCGACAGCTGAAAAAAATCCGCAGCGGGAGCCGACCGACGGCCTCCGAGAGACGACCAACAATGAACCCAGAAGCCAAGATGCAGCGCAAGAACCTCTTCAAGAACCAAAAATCAAAGCCGCGACGGGCGACTGA
- a CDS encoding sigma-54-dependent transcriptional regulator yields the protein MASDILIVDDEADIRDLVAGILDDEGFSTRTARDSDSALAEIANRRPNLVFLDIWLQGSKLDGLQLLEQIKKDNADLPIVMISGHGNIETAVAAIKRGAYDFIEKPFKSDRLILVATRALETSRLKREVKELKQLAPAASVLTGRSACMNQLRQTIDRAAKANSRILIVGPSGAGKELAARTLHHASGRAEGPFVVINAAAITPERMELELFGTEGSNGEQQRKAGALEEAHGGTLFIDEIADMPRETQNKILRVLVDQTFQRQGGTAKVHVDVRIISSTARNLEEEIAAGRFREDLYHRLSVVPIRVPPLSERREDIPELIDYFMDQISATTGLPKRQIGQDAMAVLQSHVWPGNVRQLRNNVERVMILAGGGPEAIITADMLPQDVGSMVPAMPTSNNGEHIMGLPLREAREVFERDYLIAQISRFSGNISRTAEFVGMERSALHRKLKALGVG from the coding sequence ATGGCAAGTGACATTCTGATTGTCGACGACGAGGCTGACATTCGCGACCTCGTTGCGGGCATCCTGGACGACGAGGGCTTTTCCACGCGCACCGCGCGCGACAGCGATTCGGCGCTTGCCGAGATCGCCAACCGCCGCCCGAATCTGGTGTTCCTCGACATCTGGCTGCAGGGCTCCAAGCTCGACGGCCTGCAGCTGCTGGAGCAGATCAAGAAGGACAATGCCGATCTGCCGATCGTCATGATCTCCGGCCACGGCAACATCGAGACCGCGGTCGCCGCCATCAAGCGCGGCGCCTATGACTTCATCGAGAAGCCGTTCAAGTCGGACCGGCTGATCCTGGTGGCGACCCGGGCGCTGGAGACCTCGCGGCTCAAACGCGAGGTCAAGGAGCTCAAGCAACTGGCGCCGGCGGCGAGCGTTTTGACCGGCCGCTCAGCCTGCATGAACCAGCTCCGCCAGACCATCGACCGTGCCGCCAAGGCCAACAGCCGCATCCTGATCGTCGGGCCCTCCGGCGCCGGCAAGGAGCTCGCGGCGCGCACGCTGCACCACGCCTCCGGCCGCGCCGAGGGGCCGTTCGTGGTGATCAACGCGGCCGCGATCACGCCCGAGCGCATGGAGCTCGAACTGTTCGGCACCGAGGGATCGAACGGCGAGCAGCAACGCAAGGCCGGCGCGCTCGAAGAGGCGCATGGCGGCACGCTGTTCATCGACGAGATCGCCGACATGCCGCGCGAGACCCAGAACAAGATCCTGCGCGTCCTGGTCGACCAGACCTTCCAGCGCCAGGGCGGCACCGCCAAGGTCCATGTCGACGTCCGCATCATCTCCTCGACCGCGCGCAATCTCGAGGAGGAGATCGCCGCCGGCCGCTTCCGCGAGGACCTCTACCACCGCCTCTCGGTGGTGCCGATCCGGGTGCCACCACTGTCGGAGCGTCGCGAGGACATCCCCGAGCTGATCGACTATTTCATGGACCAGATCTCGGCCACGACCGGCCTGCCGAAGCGGCAGATCGGCCAGGACGCGATGGCCGTGCTGCAGTCCCATGTCTGGCCCGGCAACGTCCGCCAGCTCCGCAACAATGTCGAACGGGTGATGATCCTGGCCGGCGGCGGCCCGGAGGCGATCATCACCGCCGACATGCTGCCGCAGGACGTCGGCTCGATGGTGCCGGCGATGCCGACCTCCAACAATGGCGAGCACATCATGGGCCTGCCATTGCGGGAGGCGCGTGAGGTGTTCGAGCGCGACTATCTGATCGCCCAGATCAGCCGTTTCTCCGGCAACATCTCGCGCACCGCCGAGTTCGTCGGCATGGAACGCTCGGCGCTGCATCGCAAGCTCAAGGCGCTGGGGGTCGGCTGA